The Phragmites australis chromosome 15, lpPhrAust1.1, whole genome shotgun sequence genome window below encodes:
- the LOC133893265 gene encoding UDP-glucosyltransferase 29-like yields MAQAEREKLSVAMFPWLAHGHITPFLELAKRLTSDDQVGVDVIVHLVSTPVNLAAIAHRQTARIRLVELHLPALPDLPPALHTTKHLPARLMPVLKRACDLSAPRFGALLDELRPDVLLYDFLQPWAPLEAAARGVPAAHFSTCSAAATAFFVHCLSADRAPRAFPFEAISLGSAEEEAKYTALFAIREDNNSLVSERDRLLLSLARSSGFVAVKTCADIERKYVDYLSELVGGKDIIPCGPLLVDYGDGEPQHGTGESGEPNRVMRWLDGQEPGTVLLASFGSEYFMSEQQIAQMARGLELSGERFVWVVRFPKSPDEDRDAARALPRGFAPARGLVVEGWAPQRRILSHPSCGAFLTHCGWSSVLESLSAGVPMVALPLHIDQPLNANLAAELGAAARVPQERFGEFRAEDVARAVRGAMRGEESQKVRRRARELREVVARNDANDTQIGALVERMARLCGKGQGSQVAVPN; encoded by the coding sequence ATGGCGCAAGCCGAGCGCGAGAAGCTCAGCGTGGCCATGTTCCCCTGGCTCGCGCACGGGCACATCACCCCCTTCCTCGAGCTCGCCAAACGCCTCACCTCCGACGACCAAGTTGGCGTCGACGTCATCGTCCACCTCGTCTCAACGCCCGTCAACCTCGCGGCCATCGCGCACCGCCAGACAGCCAGGATCAGGCTCGTAGAGCTCCACCTTCCGGCTCTGCCCGACCTGCCGCCCGCTCTGCACACCACCAAGCACCTGCCGGCCCGCCTCATGCCCGTCCTCAAGCGCGCGTGCGACCTCTCCGCGCCGCGCTTCGGCGCGCTCCTCGACGAGCTCCGCCCGGACGTCCTGCTATACGACTTCCTCCAGCCGTGGGCGCCGCTCGAGGCCGCGGCGCGCGGCGTGCCCGCAGCTCACTTCAGCACctgcagcgccgccgccacggcGTTCTTTGTCCACTGCCTCAGCGCCGACCGCGCGCCCCGCGCGTTCCCCTTCGAGGCCATCAGCCTCGGCAGCGCCGAGGAGGAAGCCAAGTACACCGCTCTGTTCGCCATACGCGAGGACAACAACTCCTTGGTCTCCGAGCGCGACCGCCTGCTGCTGAGCCTGGCGCGGTCGTCGGGGTTCGTGGCTGTCAAGACGTGCGCGGACATCGAGCGCAAGTACGTGGACTACCTGTCCGAGCTCGTGGGAGGCAAGGACATCATCCCCTGCGGGCCGTTGCTCGTGGACTACGGCGATGGCGAGCCGCAACATGGAACGGGGGAGTCCGGGGAGCCCAACCGCGTCATGCGGTGGCTCGACGGCCAAGAGCCTGGCACCGTGCTACTCGCCTCCTTCGGCAGCGAGTACTTCATGTCGGAGCAGCAGATCGCGCAGATGGCGCGCGGGTTGGAGCTGAGCGGCGAGCGGTTCGTGTGGGTGGTGCGGTTCCCGAAAAGCCCCGATGAAGACCGCGACGCGGCGCGTGCGCTGCCCCGCGGGTTCGCTCCGGCGCGCGGGCTGGTGGTGGAGGGGTGGGCGCCGCAGCGGCGCATCCTGTCGCACCCTTCCTGCGGCGCGTTCCTGACGCACTGCGGATGGAGCTCGGTGCTGGAGTCCCTGTCCGCGGGTGTGCCGATGGTCGCGCTGCCGCTGCACATCGACCAGCCGCTGAACGCCAACCTGGCCGCGGAGCTGGGCGCGGCCGCGCGCGTGCCGCAGGAGCGGTTCGGGGAGTTCAGGGCCGAGGACGTGGCGCGCGCGGTGCGCGGGGCGATGCGCGGGGAGGAGAGCCAGAAGGTGAGGCGCCGTGCGAGGGAGCTGCGGGAGGTGGTGGCGCGGAACGACGCGAACGACACGCAGATCGGCGCGCTGGTCGAGCGCATGGCGCGGCTCTGCGGCAAGGGCCAGGGATCGCAGGTGGCCGTGCCGAACTGA
- the LOC133891924 gene encoding stress-related protein-like, giving the protein MAEPNPQVEREVVVDEQEAKRAPKLRYLDFVQVAAAQAAVCLVGIYGLAKDHAGPLRPGVDAVESAVKGVAGPVYDRFHGVPLDVLAFVDRKVDDTVHELHKHLPGALKAATAQACAVARGVPEVARELTAEVQQSGVKGAARAAYAKVEPVAKDVYGRVEPVARDLYVRYEPAAEHLAVSTWRSLNSLPVFPHVAQIVVPTAACWAEKYNKVIGAAAEQGYTGAKYLPAIPTERIAKVFASSPEAEPLKGAAKSQ; this is encoded by the exons ATGGCGGAGCCCAACCCCCAAGTG GAgcgggaggtggtggtggatgaGCAGGAGGCGAAGAGGGCCCCGAAGCTGAGGTACCTGGATTTCGTCcaggtggcggcggcgcaggcCGCGGTGTGCCTCGTGGGGATCTACGGACTCGCCAAGGACCACGCCGGCCCGCTCCGCCCGGGCGTCGATGCCGTCGAGTCAGCGGTGAAGGGCGTCGCCGGTCCCGTGTACGACCGCTTCCACGGCGTCCCCCTCGACGTCCTCGCCTTCGTCGACCGCAAG GTGGACGACACGGTGCACGAGCTGCACAAGCACCTCCCGGGGGCGCTGAAGGCGGCCACAGCGCAGGCTTGCGCGGTTGCCCGTGGCGTGCCGGAGGTGGCGCGGGAGCTGACCGCCGAGGTGCAGCAGTCCGGCGTGAAGGGAGCCGCTCGCGCGGCGTACGCCAAGGTCGAGCCCGTGGCGAAGGACGTGTACGGGCGGGTGGAGCCGGTGGCCAGGGACCTGTACGTCCGCTACGAGCCGGCGGCCGAGCACCTCGCCGTCTCCACCTGGCGCTCACTCAACAGCCTGCCGGTCTTCCCGCACGTCGCACAGATCGTCGTGCCCACCGCGGCGTGCTGGGCCGAGAAGTACAACAAGGTGATCGGCGCCGCGGCCGAGCAGGGGTACACCGGAGCCAAGTATCTCCCGGCCATCCCCACCGAGCGCATCGCTAAGGTGTTCGCGTCGTCGCCGGAGGCCGAGCCTCTGAAAGGCGCGGCCAAGTCCCAGTAA